The nucleotide window CAGAAATACCTATGTAttctatgtatatatagaaaTTTATGTACATATAGAAATTTAGTATGTAATAATGGTGGCACTTCAGATTCATGGGAAATGAATTCATCAATCAATAAATACTGgtggaagaattagaaaatgatttgaaggggaaaaaacttATGTTTTTAATCTAAGCAGAGTAGGAGcagaaaatacagattatttatttaatttgaaaggGAGACAATACTAAGTATGGCACACAAAATAGAACCAGatttgataggggcgcctgggtggctcagtcattgggcatctgtgttcagctcagggcacgatcctggagtcctgagatcgagccccgcatcaggctccgctgctgggagcctgcttctttctctcccactccccctgcttgtgttccctctctcgctggctgtctctctctctgtcaaataagtaaataaaatcttaaaaaaaaaaacaaaaccagatttgACAGATCTTTGTAAAAGTTATAGATTTGCCAGGAAAACAACACCTTAAAGTTAAAAGGCAagtaaaaagtaggaaaaatattcataatataggACAGGGATAAACAGATCTttaatatttggagaaatattacaaatgaataaaaggaaaaaatattcaaatgaaagGATATAATTGAGaaattctcaatggggaaatatAGATATAACCTTATTAAATAGCCAGGGCATGGGGGGATATCCTATACTCTTATACAGTATGAGTAGAAGTAAAAATCCTTTTGGATGACAATTTggaaatatgtatcatttttcaaatgtgtaaaCCCTTTAACCCATTCATTTCACTTCCAAGAATATGAAGGaagacaacctactgagtgggagaagatatttgcaaatgaccaatcagataaaggattagtatccaaaacatataaagaactgatacaactcaataccccaaaacaaataatccaatttaaaaaggagcagaagacgtgaacagacatttctccaaagaagatatacagatggccaacaaacacatgaaaagttacTTATCATCAGAGATATgtaaatcaaaatgacaatgacaCATCACTTCACacctgacagaatggctaaaatcaaaaacacaagaagcaacaagtgttggcaaggatgtggagaaaggggaacacttttgcCCTATTGGTAGGAATTCAAATTGGTGCACCattgtggaaaactgtatggcatttcctcaaaaaattaaaaaatagaactaccccacaaTTCAGGAATCACATGATTAGGTATTaacccccaaaacacaaaaacactaattcaaaaggtaCCTGCACCCCTATcctattgcagcattatttacaatagccaaactatggaagcagtccaaatgtccattgatagatgaatggataaagaagatgtggtatgtgtatacaatggaatattattcatccataaaaaataatgaaatctcattatttgcaacaatatggatagaactagagagtatgatgctaagcaaaacaagtcattcagaaaaaaacaaatactatgtgaaattcaaggaacaaaacaaacgaggaaagaaaaaaaaaaagacaaaccaagaaacaaactcttaactgtagagaataaattgatggttactagaggggagatgggggggatAGGTACACTTTATatgatgaaaaagataaaatgatttacaaaattttttaaaaagaactgcttttgctgcaaaaaaaggaatttgaaagaaaaaggttGGACAATGCATAAAGATATTCATGCCTCATTGTTTATAATCATGAAAAACTGGAATCAATTTAAACAAACATCAATAGAGACTGGTTCAAtaagttatgtgtgtgtgttgtggaaTGCAGTGCAGCCTTTCAAATGATAACATGCATTTATTATCaagaaaaatgttcacaaaatattATCAcgaaaaaagtttacaaaatagTGTGGATAATATAACAGCAtttctgtcaaaagaaaaaaatgtgtagctGTGTATGCAGGAAAAAAGGTCTATAAAGATAGGCACGTAGCACTGTTAGTGATTATCTCTGGAATAATGACATTACAAAAACTTGCGCTTTTGACACCATATAACCTTAATATATGGATATTTATTGCAGTacgtatgtattatttttataagaagaaaaacaaaaaaggcatttCCAGCAGGGAAAAAACACAACTAGCATTCCAGATAAGGAAAATACATGAGAAAAGAATCTAAATGTCAATAAATGAACCAGAGCAGAAAGAAGAATGGAGAggaatgtgtgtgtctatatctgTGTTCATAATAAGAATAGACTGCCTAGAACTGTGTGACATTATTGTTAAGTAAGTATTCTTAAAACAGAAGAGGCGCACTTCAAGGAAAACTCTGGGCACCGTACCATTTCAGAAAACTTTTAGGATTGGCGTAACAGAGTGGAGGAAAGTGGGGaagtgaaaatattctagaagTCTGACCTCATTTGGATAAGAAGAGAAATGCGAAAAGTAATGTGGTAGGAAAAACAGTGCATCTTGATGGGGGAAATATTAAGTATCTTGTTTATAAACTGTAGTAGAGTCATACGTAATAATCAAAGAAAGCAGGGGGGAAAAGATAACCACTGATGGACTAAAAATGGCTGATGAACTTCCAAATCATTATTTCAACTAACTGaactaaagaaaaatgcaaataaactgTAAATTTCTTCTCATATCTGTGAGTTGTACTTCAACATAATACcatgatatgttttcattttatactaAACATatgcagaaagggaaagaatcttctCTTTTATCTTATCCCATAAGATAAATCCACTACTTTAGTTGTTTAATTCAGTTAATGTCCCAAGGGAACCTTTACAAGAAAgcttaatatgaaaataaagaaattaatgacCATTCTCCTTTGTTTAAGACTTGCCAATCTTGACTCTGAATAATGATAAGGTGAAAagtctgtaatttatttttttaagattttttatttatttgtcagagagagagagtacaagcagagcaagtggtaggcagagggagaagcaggctccctgctgagcaaggagcccaatgcagaactcaatcccaggaccccaggatcatgaccggagccgaaggtagaggtttaactgactgagccacccaggcgtcctgaaaagcctataatttataaaaacaaagccaaaaggaTTACTTTCCTACTCGTAGACTAACTACTTATAATGTTCTATTCTCTTAATTTACTTCCAAGAAACTTTGCAGACTAGCACATTTGTCATATAAGTGGGTATGGTAGGCTGAGAAAAAAAGCCCCCAAAGATATATTCACTTCCTAACCCCTAGAATCTATGAATATCACCCTATATGGCAAAAGATATGatgaagttaaggatcttgagaagaGGAGCTTATCCTGGATTACACAGGTAAGCCCTAAAATTAATCACATGCATTTACAAAATATAAGCTGAAGGAATTTTCACAGAGATAGTGAGAGTAAGAGCAAGACAGGAAGGGAGgatgcagcattatctacaatagccaaattatggaagcagcccaagtgtccatcaatggataaatgaataaagacgatgtggtatatatacaatgaaatattactcagccataaaagagaatgaaatcttgccatttgcaacaacatgactGGAACTAGAGAGCATAATGTTAAGTAAGTgagataaatcagagaaagacaaatgccatatgatttcactcatatgtaaatttaagaaacaaaacaaatgaacaagtaaaaaaagagacaaaccaaaaaacagacccTTAAGTATACAGAACAGacagagggttaccagaggggaggtgggtagggtgATGAGTgacataggtgaaggggattaagagtatacttatcttaatgagcactgagtaatgtacagaattgctgaatcactatattgtatacctgaaaataatataactgtACGTTAACtacaatggaaattttttttaaggttgggggggtgcggggggaagaggaaagaagaggagaagagaagatgTGGGGTGAAGGAGGCAAAGACTGGAGAGATGTGGCTACAAACTGAGAAATTCCAGCAAgccatcagaagctggaagagccaAGAAACtcattctcccctagagcctctgaAAGGAGCACAGCACCTTGATTCAGACTTGtgacctccagaaccatgagagaatacatttctgttgttttaagccacccagtttttgataatttgttatagcagctactggaaactaatacaatgagCATTTGGGGAATTTCATGTAAACTATCCACTGACTTCTTTAGACTAACTTATTGTAAAAATAGTGGTCTATAGAACAGGAGGgcttacttcaaaataatttattgcttTGAAAGTTTCAAGAGACCTAAGCAGAACACCAAGGGATTATGAGACCAAGGACAAGATGGAAAGTGAGCCATCACTAATATAGAGGGTCAAACTAACAGATTAACTGGATGGTTTTCTGCAGAGGGGGGCACTAATACTTGTGAATTTACTGTAAGTCAGGCACTATGCAAGGAATAGTCATGCATAATCCAATAATAAAACCGGGGCCTAAAATCATGTGGTTACTgcaatgatataaaattaaattatttagagTCCTTGCTGTTTCTAGTATTTAATCTGCTTCCTCAAGGTTTAGTTTGAGAAATATTACTTCCCTGAAAAATCATCATAGTGACACTATACCCCTCTTCTCTGAGAACCACTCCCAGTCCCCATCTACTTTCTGGAGTGAGCACTTTGTCTATCTCACAATTTTAACAAGGCTTAGTTCAGTGAGGAGGTATTTGGCAATGGAAAATGGGAAGTAGAAGAAAGGAGTCATGGAGTGAGAACAAATCATTACACTACAGAGAACTACAATCATTGGGAAATATGAACTTTCAGAGTCTACAAAAAGGACAGATAATGATAAAAAGGTAAGTAAACATAAAGGAGATGAGAGGGATAGGAAGAAAATTTTACTAAATGAAgggtaaaaattaaattctaaaattccAAAAAGTCATTTCAGCCTCAAATTTTAATAGCTATAATGACAAATTCTCTTATACTAATTTCACCCAAACCCAGTAATAATAGAGAAAGTAATATCAAATagaatacaaaacagaaaaagtggaggattaaaattccagtttgaaggacctggaaaaaaaaaaaccatgctgTTAAAGGAAACATGCACACATTTCTCtgtcccttaatttttttctaaatctattcCCACTGTCTGCCTATATAATTCCCTACCAGAGCTTTGCAGCTGGTCCCCACTGGGgcttaagcagactcctctctgtgtttccatttaaaaatctttatttcaataGGTGGGCCTAGAGCATCTGCACTTCCAAAATTACCACACAACTGATCCAAAATGATTGAAACAAAATTGGTTTCAAAAATTGCCCTTAGGCTGAAAAGAAGATGAAGGCTAACATTTCAAACctaaagaaacatttatcacaaTTCTGTGGTCTGTAATAGACTTCTGTGGTTGTAATAGAAATGTTGACAGCTTGTTAATTACAGAAATGCTAGTGAGCATCACTGTTATTCTTTTGAAAAACCTGACAAAAgagttcagttttttgttttttttttttaacttaaaccAAGCCTTACAGCACCTCAACTCCAATCTCTCTTCCCCAAGAGGCTGGATTCAGTCCCATTTTCCTGTAGTATACAGCATGATGACTCAGAGAAAGGTCTTCAATTAAACCCAGACTCTAACGTTCCCACCCCCTCAGAGAAGTCCCAGAGTCACATTTGAGATTCAAGGCCTTTTTAGGGCTTGCAAGGGCATAAAACTTGACAAGACGCAGAATGATTTAAATCTCTCTGAGACCCATGAACTAGAGTGCACCAAACCCTGAAAGTCACAGCCAACAGGAAACAGCATAAGACCTAACGCAGGGCAGCCACCAATAAATATTCATGTGTGCTTCAGATCCTCTGTGCTCAAACTCAATTGCAATTATACCATCTTCCTCGGGTAGGGAAAGCAAGGTATACAGTGGATAGAggtttgaatttgtgttttaaacCTATCTCTGCCACTAATCATTGTGTAAACATGAGTAATTGTTTAACGTCTTTGgtcttcatattttattcatttgtaaaataaagaactttcaaCCATTGTTGCATATCCCACCAATtactcaaacaaaataaattccaacatGATAGAAGCAAAACTCCACCTTTCCCAGAGATATTTCTAAATGTATAAGTATTCAGTCACCCTAAGTATCATTTATagtaaattttaagaagaaataaaattgcagtAGGCTCTTAGGAATAGATTTTATTGGTGTGGACTAGGCCTAAGGTGAAATTAAAAGAGCACCGATTCCTTTGAAAGTGCTTCAACTCCAGAATAAACAGAATTTTAGCAGGTTTTGTATGTCTATGCCTTGTtgattattttgagattctttgaagcagggtttctcaacagtagtgctattgacattttgttGTAGGGGACTGTTCTGTTCATTGTAAGATGTTTAGCAACATCTCTGGCATCCACCCATTAGATgctagttgtgacaaccaaaaatatcttcagGCTTTGCTTAAATGTCCCCTGAAAGGGGGAGTAAAATTGTTCTCTGTTGAGATTTGTTGCTTTGACTGGTCATGTATACGTATTTTTGTaatgcagtattatttatttatattttacataaattgtatttacttatacatttttataatgcaacattttaaaactattttctgcTAACCAGCTGGATTGCCAGGAGAATTTAGGTTTCTATTAGAGGCTAATATGTCTATTTGATTTTACAGTTTGGAAGGAAATTAGTATTTACTCATGTAATACATGTAACTAATACATATATGTGCCAAACATATAATTTAAGATGAATACCCTTTGATTCATCCGAAAGAGCATAAACAAATTTACACTCTTTcacttcattaaattttaagatttctatgtatattttagaaagacactttgatcttggatttGAAAATGGTCAAAAATAATCTGctggtggaaaaaaataaagttccagtAGAGAACTACAAATTAAACATTCTTTCAGTCATTCAACTAATGTTTCATTACTGATAATAAAGTGTTTATAAGTGACACGGTGGTTACATTTTTAAGCATTAACCCTTCATGCAAGAGCCCACTGATACATAACCCTAAGCAAGCTATGCTGTGGTATAGTTAGCCCCATGCAGATCCAGACTTATGCcacagaagcagaagaaagggagaaaagttaATTTAAGACCATAGTTTAAAAAAGGAGTATGACTTGTAATACACTCTTTGGTTTAAATACAAATTCTCATTCAAATGCCTAGGATTAACCACAAAGTAGAGGTCAAGACAGAATTTTATAGTCAgcctaacattaaaaaaaatttactcttaaTTAATCATTACTTTCAAATGGTACATTTTCCCACATTTAAGCTTCTACAAATTTCCTCCACTTAACAACATAAGCAGttttgtatcatttaaaatataactggtgaataattttgcaaataacaacaaaaatattgtaATCTCTTAAAAttagattaatattttaattgtaataCTTTTTTCCCAGTTAATTTTACAGTGCCAGGAAATCtacaaaatatttcccaaatggTGTTTTTTCTCAGGAATACACAATAAAGAGGCATCTCTGCTTTTTGTTGCAAGGTGAGTACTGGCTTGGGAAGAATGCATGAAATGGAACAATCTACCCTGGGAGCTAATTAGGACAGTCAGCACATTAAAACTAGGATATTGAATTAATCCCATAATCTAAAGATTTGGACtaccaaatacataaacaaatatacaTCTATATTTATGCATATGGTATCATCTGAAAGTCACAATACTAAACTTATGAATAAATGTTTGAGAGTGTAAAATTTTAATACTGTAAATTCAAAGacagtaaaatgttttttaaagatttttagatctttttttacATTATCCTAACCCACCAGCAACACACAGCTTTGAGGCCCAGGAAAGGGAAACCAAGATCTCTCCCCCAAATGTCAAAATGGACTTACACAAAAGGACCTCATTGTCTTCCAGTCTATGACTCTCAAATGCAGCACATGTCTTTCTCAAGGAATTCAGATGCACTTGATTACTACATTCTTAAAATCCCTGACTGTGAAATTAtgtaggaaagaaaacaaaaatatatcatttattttacagGTGTTTGATTAAGGAAAATTCAAAGACAAGAGACAAAACAAGACACTGGAATCTCGAGATAAGACTGTATTGACCTCTAAGCAGCGCTCTCCTCTGGCAAATCATTCAACAAGGTGTAATGGGGCTCCACATGTCCCTCTACTCTAGGGGAGAATCAGAGAGGGCAAAACGAGGGGGGCGACACGGATAAGCTCAAGAAGTCCTACTCTGAAGATTTCTGGTATGAATCTCACAACATTGGGGGGGGGCGTGGAGGGGCACTTAGCTCTGCTGCTTCCTCGCTGAATAATTAAACACAGAATCTGCCCAGGGGCATTGTCTTCTATAagcttttttctccatatttttccCGGTAAAGTAAAACTGAGTCTGCAGAGAACCGAATAGACGTCTTTGAATTCCCGGCGGGAATCAAGCATTAGCCTGCCCAAGGCCTCCCAAATCTAGGAGCTGCAGACCAACCACAGAAAGCTGCAAGTCAGGCCAAGGGCTGCCGCTAAGTTTCTAGGTTTCCTGGTCAAacgcaaaagaaaaataaagttggggATGGCAAGGAAGTGGATGCCCCGAGGGTTGGTGCAAAGTTTCAAAACTAGTAAAAATCTATCCTTccgtaaaatttaaaaaagtcaacCGGAGGTCCAGCTTTCACCTGGCGCCTTAAGGGTGGGGTGGGATTCACCGTCCTGTCCACAATGGGGTTATTTGTAAGAAACCCAGTGGAGCTTCTCTCATTTccaggtttggggggagggggcagagggcggGCAAGCATTTCTTCTGTTTGTGAAGGTGATGAATGAATATGTGATCCTAAGTTTCCCAAGGGTGGTTTACTTCCTTTGAGTTAATAAAATTAAACGAAGTCCCCTGTGATAGAGAGAACAGGATCTCCTGAGAGTAGACCCGGGCCTCTAGACACTTCTCAGACCTCCACACGCATGGCGTCCAGATACAAGATCTGGCAGAACTGGGACTCTGCCGCCCCTAACCAGCGCCCTTTTTCTTCCGCTCCAGGCGCAGCCAAGCCAGGATTTTGGTCCCATTTGCGGGAAAGTCCCAAACACGCAGAAGCCAACGTGCCCTCTCCTCTAATATTTGCAGAACTATTACCCAAGAAATGGGATATTCCTATATCCTGGGTAGGGCACGTAGTCTTGGAAAATTAACACGACTTTGCTCACAAAAACTAAGGGTAAGAAGCCAGCTTTCCCCGAATTTGCAGCTTCCAAACTCTTTAGCAAAAGGGCGGAGAGGCGCAGTCCCGTGAGGTACCCGCAACTTCTCACCTCCAGCGGCTAGGTGCAGGTATTGGGGtcctctctgggctctggggctgTAGGGTCTCCCAGACTTGCGGCTTCTTCCGCGGGGAAGGAGAGCGTGAGGCAGTTCTGCTGGGGGAGCTGGCAGGGAAGACATCCTGAGCAAGGGAATGCTTTCCTTCCCTGGCCAGAGGTGCCCGGAACACAGCCTTCCCGGGGACCTCTTCACCCCTGCCCGATCCCCATGGCCCGCCGGGTTTTTACACTGCGTATTTGGGGCACTTGTGTGCGATGTTTCTCACTAAAAGTTGTTCCTCCGGCGAATTCAGAAATCTCCCCCAAGCTAGAGAAGATTTGTGCTTTGACATTATGCTCATTGCCCTCTCTATTTTGCCCCTGCCTGGtcgcatttcaaaaaaaaaaaaaaaaagctcttagaaAAGAAAGTCTCTCCGTGGAGGCGGCAGGCAATCTCACAGAAATGATGTAAATGGTCGCAGCCCCCTCTTCCCCCGCCAACCtcagctattttttcttttttttttttagtgaactGTGAAGATCTGTGAAAATAATATCAGGGTTTTCCGTCAGAACGAGCTTTGCTCTGCACTCAGGCGTAGCATAATCTGACCCGACACCTCCAACCATCTGTGCTATCTATCTGCCTTCTGATTTACCAGAGCTGTACAAGCCGCATACAAATTGTACTTGATACTAAAGAAAAGACTGCCGGGCCCAGTCCAGTTCGGTGGTGAACATTCCTATCTGATTCCTTTAGAGATGGACCTCCAAAGATGGTTTTCCAGTCACTTTCGTTGGACTCCTCTCTCCCAATTATTTTCTTCAAACTAAACAAGCCCCTATCAATGGCCCAGGTGAGATCATGGTTTCTTTTGACAGAAACCCCAGAAAATGGTATGATGTGGATGTCAATTGGGAATCAATAAAAGTTGCGAATTCAATCTGCTGGCCCTAAGGCAGAGCTGCCAAGAaggcccttcctctctctgcaggAGGTGTCAGTGCTCAGCAACTTAGAAAGCACTTTCTGCCCCCTTCCCACTTCTGTGGCTCCCCTTCTCTATTTTACTTGTACTGAGTTTCTTTGGTACAAAAAGGCCAAGGTTAGAGTTTCTATCCCCCGTGCAAGGGTTACATGTTCTAACACAGGGTAGGGCAAAATCAGCCTGCAAGAAGAGCAAATCAATATTTCTAAAAAGATCTTTGAAATAAGCTTTTAAGTTGCTGTCCTGACCTACCAGTGACTTCTCACTCTAGATGTGGCTATGCTTCACATTTGTTCAAGTACATTAAACGGGGGGGGGNggtgggggggggggggggggggcgggggactgAAAAGTATAAACTTTTGGGAGGTACAACGCCCCTTTTCCTGAGTGTTTAACTTCATGGTCAACACCTGTATTATCAGGTGTGAGATTTGTTCTAGCccgtatttaaaattatttcaggagGCTTTTGAAGGTGTTGGGGATAGCCCAAACTGACCTCTTAAGAGATCCCTGGTCCCGTTCCTTCTGCTTCAAATTCGCTTCCCACTCGGCTGCTTTGGCAGCTGAAAAAGGGGGAAAGGCGTGCGGGGATGGgtgctggggaaaaaatgaggtgatctacttccctccctccccattcgTGCGCTCCCCCAAAAGTTTTCTGCTTCGTTTCAATTAAACTTGGCGAATTCTCGGAGGATTTCGATTTGGCCCAGTCCTCATTGTCCTCTGGAGACCTCTTGACCCAAGGCAGTGCATCATTCCAAAGTGGATTCCTGTAGTACTACTGACTCTTTTGACGGGGATGGGGGGGATTGGGGGGCTGGGGATGGAAGAACAAGGCTGGAGGAGGGTGTTGAAACGCTGttcttgcctctctttttctcctagCCAGTCTCCAGTCTTTTCCTCCTCCAGATTCTGCAAAATACTGAGGAAAAGTCCAAGGGTGAACGGCGGGCGCTGTCGAGAGCTGGGAGGTGCTGAAAGGACCCGGGCGCACTGGTCACAGTCTTGATTGGCAGAGCGGGCGGGTGACTGACAGGGGGTCTCCATGGCGCCCGCGCCGCCAATCCGCCCTTCCAGTAGCGGCGCCAGTTCGCCGGCCTGCGTGCCCTAACGGAGCCGAGCGGAACCTGGGCGGCGGGGCCGGCACCTCCTCCAATCCCTCCAGCTCGCTCGTTCCCAGCCGTTGCGCCGCCGCGGCTGCCCCAGCCGTGCGTCCCCGCTGCCCTAAGCCGCTTCACCGAGGAGAGCCTGGCGCACCCCGCGAGGCCCGCGGGCATCTGCTGCGTGACCCGCTCCGCGCTCAGCGTCCCCATTGCAGTCGGCGCTGCCTCGATGTTCCAGCTGCCCATCTTGAATTTCAGTCCCCAGCAAGTGGCCGGGGTATGCGAGACTCTGGAGGAGAGCGGCGACGTAGAGCGCCTGGGTCGCTTCCTCTGGTCGCTGCCCGTGGCCCCTGCGGCCTGCGAGGCCCTCAACAAGAATGAATCGGTGCTGCGCGCGCGAGCCATCGTGGCCTTTCACGGTGGCAACTACCGCGAGCTCTACCATATCCTAGAAAACCACAAGTTCACTAAGGAGTCGCATGCCAAGCTGCAGGCGCTGTGGCTCGAAGCGCATTACCAGGAGGCTGAGAAGCTGCGTGGACGGCCCCTGGGGCCGGTGGACAAGTACCGTGTGAGGAAGAAGTTCCCGCTGCCGCGCACCATTTGGGACGGCGAACAGAAGACACACTGTTTCAAGGAGCGCACGCGGCATCTGCTACGGGAATGGTACCTGCAGGACCCATACCCCAACCCCAGCAAAAAGCGTGAGCTCGCCCAGGCAACCGGACTGACCCCTACGCAGGTGGGCAACTGGTTCAAAAACCGCCGACAAAGGGACAGGGCGGCTGCAGCCAAGAACAGGTCAGTACCTAGAGGCCTATGCGCCTTGAGCCCTCCCGGGTGGGGCAGGCGAAGGCACCCAGGGCGCCCTTACCCAGGGCCGGGCGACTTGGATCCGCAAGACTTGAGAGCTCAGTCTGTCTTCAGTTATGAGCCCACCGTGTTCTGGGATCctgggcggggaggaggggggcgTTTTCCTTCCTGGCTCTTGGTTCCCCATACTCTTTCTCTCGTTCTGGGCGCCTGGGGGTCGCTCCACCAGCTAGTTCCAGTCGCCAAACCAAGGCTGCactgggaaggggaaagaaataaaaattaaaatcccagcAATAATTAGGGACCCGAAGGCCCAAAGCTAATTCTTGTCAGCCTGGGCCTAGGCTCCTATTATGTGAAGCCTGGCTTACGAGCAACGTGGCATTAGTGTTGCCGTTTTAAAAGCCCAGATAAATTCTTTTCTAATGTTTTGAAAAGAGTTTTCGATGGACTTCTGGATGGAAGTCGAGTTCTCCTCTTTTCAAGCGTGGACAACCCTGCCTCAAAACAGCAAACTAGTCACCTGAGGCTTTTCGTTCCGCAGCGTGTGGATCTAAATTAGCCAAACATTTTGGCCAAGAAACCCCGCCTCATCCCCCAGGCCCAAATGTTCCGTGCAATCCTCGGGCAGCCCTTTTTGCTTTTAGCTTTGGTCTGACCCGGCCTCGAAGGCATTGACACGAGCGTGCTCCCGGAGCAGATGCACGCTGGGAAGGGGGCTCCCTACCCAGGAGCCCGATACGTCCTTGTCACCCACACCTCATTTATCTTGACAGTATTGTAAATCTCCCAAAGGCGGCCAACAATCGCGAATGACCCTGTGAGCCCAGCGTCTCGGATGGGGAGCCGAGAAAGGATTCAGAAGAAGGATGAGACAACTGCAGGGCTACTTGGAGAGGCGGCCGCGGATTCCGGCCCTGGCCTCTGTTGCCTCACTTTTCCCACTTTAACTGCCCGGGTCTGTGGGAGATCCGCGCTGCTGGGCTTAAGGAACGCAGAtccgggcgggggcgggggcggtggggggagggcaacGGGCGGCTATGTTACGCGCTGCGACTGGTATCCCTTTCCTTCCCGTAGACTCCAGCAGCAGGTCATGTCGCAGGGCTCCGGACGGGCTCTAAGG belongs to Ailuropoda melanoleuca isolate Jingjing chromosome 14, ASM200744v2, whole genome shotgun sequence and includes:
- the SIX6 gene encoding homeobox protein SIX6: MFQLPILNFSPQQVAGVCETLEESGDVERLGRFLWSLPVAPAACEALNKNESVLRARAIVAFHGGNYRELYHILENHKFTKESHAKLQALWLEAHYQEAEKLRGRPLGPVDKYRVRKKFPLPRTIWDGEQKTHCFKERTRHLLREWYLQDPYPNPSKKRELAQATGLTPTQVGNWFKNRRQRDRAAAAKNRLQQQVMSQGSGRALRAEEEGTPEVLGAAASPAASLSSKAATSAISITSSDSECDI